A region of Salvia splendens isolate huo1 chromosome 17, SspV2, whole genome shotgun sequence DNA encodes the following proteins:
- the LOC121775158 gene encoding protein LSD1-like, which translates to MQSQIVCTGCRTVLLYPRGATNVCCAICNVITAVPPAGMEMAQLICGGCRTLLMHARGAASVRCSCCHTVNLVPALAAPQAPPPASNNIAHVNCGNCHTMLMYPAGAPSVKCAVCHFITNVNNGDTRVPIPVHRNGGIATSASPPPTYLAPSQSHNQTVVVHNPMTVDESGKLVNNVVVGVTT; encoded by the exons ATGCAGAGCCAGATAGTTTGCACCGGGTGTAGAACGGTGCTTCTTTACCCCAGAGGAGCTACTAATGTTTGTTGTGCAATATGTAATGTGATCACGGCTGTGCCTCCTGCTG GGATGGAAATGGCTCAACTGATATGTGGAGGATGCCGTACACTACTTATGCATGCTCGAGGGGCTGCCAGTGTTAGATGCTCTTGCTGCCACACGGTGAACCTCGTACCTG CGCTAGCAGCACCACAGGCACCTCCACCAGCTTCTAATAATATTGCTCATGTCAACTGCGGAAACTGCCATACCATGCTCATGTATCCAGCTGGAGCTCCATCAGTTAAATGTGCAGTTTGCCATTTCATAACAAATGTTAAT AATGGCGACACAAGGGTCCCTATTCCTGTTCATAGAAATGGAGGGATCGCAACATCTGCATCACCACCACCTACTTACTTG GCACCATCCCAGTCTCATAATCAAACAGTGGTGGTGCATAATCCCATGACTGTTGATGAAAGCGGCAAGCTG gTGAACAATGTGGTTGTTGGTGTGACAACTTAG